tgtttgggtcccctttatgTGTGTGGTTGTATGAGTTGATGTATGCAATGTATCTgaattgttgtgaagtggatgcaaatgatatgcaagtagatttgatgcaaaatatagtttgtgaagagctttgatgatgatatcttcaatGTGATAGTGTTTTGAGACAAAGGTTGTTGTTAGATGTGTTTTTCATGATGTTGatcacttgacatagtggttcaaggataattacatgcttaggagatcttgttcattttaatTCATTGATTCTCTATACCTACCAGAAGAAGGTGTATTCCTTTTGGTAGCTTGTAcaatcctttgtatcttgccctaaagttgtgtgccttagttttgcaagtcctatCAGGTgttgtgagctccttggccttgaaccTCAACATTGTAatcagttattcatattgtgagtgtgattcttatTATGGTTTTTTCATATTTAggggtttccatgtaaatttgatgttatgtgtttattgtgctttgtactttcatgtttcataattgcagtAATAAGataattgtggtttgaagtttcAAAGATAAAGATAAAAGTATTTTGATGTccaaactgattcactcccccccccatcttgtggtgtgttcaacaagatAGTGGCACCTATCCATAGTGTTTGATACTTTCAAGCTTTGATTGTAGACACAGattcctctctctatctcattTCCAATTATGAGCTTCTCTTCTAATTTATAGTTTTGTATCTTCCAGTTTATGTCGTTTCTTGACAAAATCGTTAGTTTTTGCATCATCTATCATTCTATCCTATACAATCATATCAAAATAAAAAAGAGAATAACCAATCAAAGTGCTCAGCACTCCCAAGGGTCTAAAGTTGGGCCTATTGATTATTTttaatgaatgttgatgtgaattggtttgattcctagtttgcatgtttagactagtaaACCCCATTTCCACTAGATTTTAAATTACTAAAAAGATTATTCCAAGGAAGGTTAATTATATTCATATTATAAAATTAGATCATCATTTGACTTTGGATGAGTTAAAAATATTATTAACTCTATGAGTAATGATAAAGCTCCTAATTTTAATGATCTTTGAGCTAAATGCTATAAATTTAACAAGTAATGTATTTCTCTAATATTGTTACAGTTATATACatgaagatttttgatgtggatacTCCTGGTAAGGACATTGATAGGGGATTATTAAACTAATCCCTAAGGATGGTGATATATCTTTGGCTAAAAATTAGAGACCTATAACACACATAATGTTTCTTAGTAAATTATTTCTTTTAGGTTAAGATATATTTTTCCTTCCACAATTTCTTCTCCTAAACTAATTTTGTTAAAGGGAACTTCATTCTTGAGAACCTTATCACAAGCTAGGAAAGTATGTGTTAGGGTAAGGATTCTAGGAAAGATGTTTGTGTGACTCTAGTTGATTTTGCAAAGGCACATTGTTGGCACATTTATTGTAGACCTATGAATAAAGAAGGTATGAGGTTAAGGAATTTATTCTTACAAGGGGTTTCTCTTAGTATTAAGTGGGTACCTAAAATGTATTGATGTAGTTACAATCCTTGGAAGGTTTTGCTTAGGAAAAATATTACTTATGACTTTCGTAAAGGTATGTGAGTGGGTTGGTTTACTTGATGCTAAAATCAAGCATGGTATTGAAAGATATTTGCATTTAAAGGAAAAAAATAGGGTGGATGAATGTGTTACACATATTTTTTGGCTATATTGTTGACATTTTTTTTATCTTGGTGACTATGATATATTTTACATTTCTACCTTTCCAAAGTGGTGGGTAAGAAGGCGGTTAAAGTACATAGTTATTGACTTAGTTACGAATATTAACTAAATTATTGAAGTTGAAgagaagactgagaaggagaataAATTAGATGGTGTTGAGTACCTATGTTTTTCAAGTTGAGATGTATTTGTGTTGCTATTTGATATTGTAGTAGTCCTTTTTTATATCTAGAAAACTTAGGTAATCTGGCATAATGTGTTTTTTATAATTTTGGTACTATGATGGAAATTTGTGCTTGGTTACTACTTTTGTATTTATGCTTGTAATTACTCTTTATAAATTTTATGATGATTGATTCTCTTTGATCCATATTTGTAAACTAATTTCTaatgtaaaaaattcaaaaaaaaaccttttttttgtTAATACTTGTTTCAAATAATATTGAATACAATCCACACTTTGATGCCTCATTTCTTGCCAAATTTATTTGTAACATGGAAATGAGTCTCGTCTAACCTAAAAGGAAAACCCTTTTTTTTGGAAATGAGATTAAGTGAGTAGAATGTAAGGTTGTTATACTTTTGAGGTGTTGTATTTGAAAACAATGTGCAAATAACATTAACTAGGGCTATCTCGAACTAGCCTAACCTTAATTAATAACCACATTAGCCATGAATAACAATTGGACTAAAGGATTGACAAAAAATGTAACTTGGACATATTTAGAACTTTAAAAATGATAAAATAGTGTAAATATTGaatgtaaaatttattaataaagtaGCATCGGATGCACATGCATCAATAAATGGCCTTTATATATTTTGGTTAGAATTTTTTTCTACATCTCCTTGTGGATTTTGGAGGTTACTGAACCTAAAGGGAAAGGCTTCCATGTGAAAAATGACCTAATTAACACCATTGTCTAGTTTTGTCCAATCCGACCAACCACCATGATAACAGTATTCAGGGGAGAAAACTTGTATAGAGAGTAGATATAGACTTGAATTTGTTTAGGGATCTTGTAGATCAATAATTTGTCTCATATTCTAAGAGAAAATAATCAATGGCCAACCAAAAGCATGTAATTGACAACAAAGTTATGAGGTCCTaatgaaaatgaatgaaacattGCATGTAAGTTCAAGAGTTGAAATAATTTCACCTAGAAGCTGGAATGATTTAATGATGTAAAATTAATATAAACCAATGATTAAATTATGAGGAAGTATTAAAATGGCTTTTAGATATTGATTTATAATAGAGACTTGTAAATTTAAAAAAGACCTAGAAGTATTGATTATTGacaaataaatgagataaatggtCAAAATGGAGCAATATCACTAAATacattctttatttttattttatcatggACGGGTTTGTGACTCTATTTTGGACCTTAAGTATCAAAGTGGGAAAAAATAGTGAAATAGGCCATAAAATCAACAAGTGGTGACATATACGGTGACCTTTTCTATATTAGACAAGGATTTAAAACTTTTGGAGAGGCTAAATCAATACATTTAAGGCATAATTTACTTCTACAACTTTCTAAAAGTCTTAATACTTCCAAAAAATGGTCTATAACTAAAATTTTGTGAATAGAAAACCttacaaaaacaaaagttaaaaggGAAAACAACCTTACTCAATTCCCCTATGGGATTTCAACCATGGATCCACATTGAAGAGATGATAAACAAGTCATAATATTGTTCTATGcaatgaaataatgctaaatcaTAACTTAGCCATTAAAATACAACATTTATGATAAAGGGTTCATGGAAACACAACGATACAAGCTAGGTAGGAGAAAGGTTTTCGAAAAAAGGTTCATGTTCAGTCATAAAATGTTTTAGAGTGGTTAAGAGTACTAATATGGGAGTGGAAAACCTTAATTTAAATCACTCTAATGGAGGTTTCTTATGGTAATGGCTTGCAACATCAATGGGTGGTATAAAGGGGCATGCACTCACAAAATGTTAATGGAAAACAtacttaaataataaaataaatctacAATGATTGAAGGATAATGATAGCATGGGGTTTGAAGATCTACAATTCTAAAGTACAATATGGATTGATAAATTTTTGGGGGAAATCAAGTGGAATGGCTCAAAACTGTGGtatatgaatgaatgaaagatacAGGGAGATGAAAAATGGATCATAGCAGTGATAGAAATGAATGTAAAGGCTTGTAAGGGTGTAGGGGAGATGTAAGAAGAAGTCTTtacagaaaaaatagaaaaataattttgttttcatAAAAAAAGCCTTAAATGGAGAGTCTTCAACTAGTTGAAATCCTTAGAAATCAACTACCTAGTCTCAATGTCCTACTGCAACAATATCTAATGGAAAAATAAAATTTGTTAGAAACTTTGGGAATGAAGCTATCTCACCCCTTGAATCTTTGAAGCAATGTTGGGATGTCATCCATGAGAAAAAATATAGAAAACCTTATAATTAGCTAATAATTTCTCCTTTTCTATATTAAAATGAGGCAAAGGtagccagtttcaaagaaattgcTATAGAATTTTAAAGATAAAAACTTAGTAAGTGAGAAACCTTAGTAATTACCTTATTTTTTAAGCTTGTGGAAGAAGATTAAAAAATAAGGTGACACAAGCTTAAAAAATAAGTGACAAGCTACTCAATTACCGAGAGGACCTCAGGTTTGAAAGGGGGCATCTAGTTATAGGTGTCCTCATTAATTTTGGACTAATATTAAAATATGTTTTAAGATAGAAAAAGGTGTGTTTTACACATATAGGGATTAGTACAACATTTTATGATTTGGCAAGGTGGTAAAGGGGGCTAAATCAATGAAAAGCTAAATATATGATTAAAAAATAGGATGGTTTAAAAATTAAATGACTATAAAAATTAAGAGGCCTAAACAAGGCTATAGAATCAAAATGGAAAAGAGGATATGGATGGCTAGTGGTGAGAtataatgaatactaagagaggggggtgaattagtatgcctaagaacttaaccaaactcttaaacaattttctagcaaaccggtgtagtagtttaatcaacaaactggttaaaacataaataagacaaatagaaaataaagcattcacccacaaaagcacaatcgccataacacaagatattttgacgtggaaacccaaatgggaaaaaccacggtgagtaaaactcacaagtcaactatctacagaatagtaaccagaccggttaaggccttacaatgttcttcaccagaacagatcctgttaggaatccagatctctgttaggagataagtcttgttagagactaccctattaaaggatttcagatccacaactgtgaaccaccttgttagaggatttacaataggcttggttgggcctacccggttaagggttttagacttgtcgaagatattagtaatcaacaagtgaatgatctagatagtagcatagaatgcttgattagatcctcgacaactccttgttaatgcattcaagcattacttcagtcttttatgCTTTGCCCTCTCAATCTCATATCTTTTCTCCTCTCAAAAACTCGCACATATCAACTTCTCTTCTATagataaaaccctagacatgatgtccttatataggaacttgatttcatgtcggtccaataggattagactataatttcctaggtacaatgcatctagacacatttggtaatacGACACAAAAAAACTGcaaaagtgtcggtggatgataactcatcacacattacatgtataccggttAACTACATATACCAATCACTGATtcacaagtgaagactggaaaactggatcatagtcgatctgatcaaaagattaactgtcaCTAGGGGTCTTTGTTTCGtatgaggtcttcataccacttgactgataagcttcttcttcaaaacaccgatagtcttcaacaaatagagactatacatacaatactgGTTAGAACAGCTTCCGGTTCAGAATAATTCAtttatcaaataagtgtgtgtccatcaatgacaatcacaactaatcatcatcaaaataccaacaatatatgATAGGTGAAAATGGGTGAAAACAAAACAAGAAATGCACACATTAGCTAGGGGCTGAAATGGACACAAAAGTATAATAAGAAAATTTTAGAGTATGCAAATTTTGTATTAAAACAAGACATAGGGGAAACTATGACAAATCAAAGCAAAGTGAAAGACTAATGTCTATAAATTCATTGATATAAATTTGCAAGTGTAGGGTTGATGCAAATCGACTCATAATTATTAAGAGGTTGTTCATCAACTAATTCCTAAAAACTAGGAAGCAACTATAACTATTTTGCTATGTTAAGAAATGACTTTTAGTAATTGAATCTTTTAGGAACTACTATAATGTGGTTACTAAAAATAGAGTGTTAAAGATTCTATTAGGAGCAAGTGTCTTTATGAGCAAAAAGAGGATATATTCAATGAAAGGTTTGCTACAATTCAAAGGGGATAGATAGGGGAATTGCAATTTCATATTTGTAAACATTTTTTAATAATTGGAAACCATTTTCAGTATTCTTTGTGTTTTTTTAAGTGCTATTACTTGTTCTCCATTATCCCTTGGCTATAATTATATCTATTTATTGTTATACAATAGATGCTCTTCCATTCTACCTGCATGTGTATTTTGAAAGGTTTGTGAATGCTTTAGAATGTGAACTAAAAAAATAGACCCTCTGCATTAAGAATGAATCCACAATTATGAAGTAATATGATATCATTAAACTTATCTTTACATAAAAAATCAATATAAATTTATAAGTTTTAAACAAATACCAAATTATTATCATtttaaatcccaaaaatattgaaaTTACTTATAGTTGTGAGATGTTAAACCTAAGACAAACACTACGCTCAAGTTCATCTCACTCTTAGCTCCAAACTTACAGATGTGTTggatttaaaacattaaaatgctcTCCTATAGCAAAAACTCATACCTATTCTATACATCATGAGTTTGTTAGCTGTATTTCTTTCTAGCTTCCATTTATATCATTATCATTACCAAATTTACGAAGCATATGAATGGCTGTAAACTTAGAATGAGGACAGAAAAGGTGATAGTTTTTCATCGCCTCTATGATACAAACTAGATTTTTTAACAATGCACGTTGCCTCATGATCATACAATGCCAATGCCAATTCACTCCATTGCCAATCTCAATCTTGCAGAATTATGTAGAGAGGGTTCATTGAAGGAGGGGCTACACATTCTCTTTTCTAAACATAGCCTCCTCCCTGCTAATCCATCTACATATCTTCAACTATTACAAGCCTGCAATTTCAAGAAAGCACTTTCTGAGGGTAAGCAAATCCATTCTTACAGCAGTCTCAGAGGATTTGAATTTGCTAGAAGCACATCATTTCAAAATAAGCTTATCAACATGTATTTTAAGTGTTGCAGTATGATGGATGCCCGTAAAGTGTTTGACGGTATGACAGAACGAAACGTGATCTCATGGAACACGATAATTGCAGCTTACAGAAGAAATGGGTATCCTCATGAGGCATTGGCACTGTTCAACCAAATGCAACGAACAGGCGTCCAACCTGATAATTACACCTTTTCAAGCATACTCACAGTCTGCGCGGAAAtaagagctttggaacagggtatcaacatccatcaaagcatatcgGAAAGGGgacttttgtcagatgtagtttcAAATGCAttggtagatatgtatgcaaaatgtggaagcttaCACATGGCGTGTgaagtgtttgataaaatgcctcTACAAAGCGTGgtttcatggactgcaatgataGCAGGGTATGCGCAAAATGGGTTTCTTGACGAGGCTGTAAGTCTTTTCAAAAAAATGCCTCAAAGAGACGCGGTCTCTTGGAacgcaatgattgcaggatatgcacaaaatgggtttGTGGAAAAAGCCCTGGAAACCTTTAAGCAAATGCAATGCGCAGGCCTAGAGCCAAACCCCACAACATTTGTCAGCATCCTCCCAGCCTTAGCCAAAATGGGGACTTTGGAACAGGGCATGAACATTCATCGGAACATAAGGGAAAGTggatttttgtcagatgttgtagtagCAAGTGCCCTGCTAGATatgtatgtaaaatgtggaagcatacaaatagcacgtgaactgtttgacaaaatgcccagaagaaatgtggtctcatggaatataatgatcgcaggatatgcacaataTGGTGTACTCGACGAGGCATTATTGCTTTTCAaagaaatgcctcaaagaaatggggtttcctggactgcaatgatctcaggatatgcacaaaatgggtttGTCGAGAAGGCACTGGAAACTTAtaagcaaatgcaattggaagGTGTAAAGCCAATgcccacaacctttgccagcattctcccagcctgtgccaaaatgggaactTTGGAAGTGGGCAGGAACATCCATCGACACATAATTGAAGACggatttttgtcagatgttgtagttgcaagttCACTATTGGACATGTATGccaaatgtggaagcatacacaaGGCGTGTGCATTGTTTAACAGAATGCATCAAAGAGATGTGGTTgcgtggaatgcaatgattgcaggttATGCACAAAATGGGTTTACTGAAAAGGTCTTggaaacttttaagcaaatgcaattggcaggtgtaaagccagtcTCCTCAACGTTTTCCAGCATTCTTGCAGCTTGCGGCAAAAgtggagctttggaacagggtatgggtatccatcaaagcataatcgaaaaTGGTTTTTGGTCACATGTTGTGATTTTGAGTGGCctcgtagacatgtatgcaaaatgtggaaacatacaCAAGGCACGTGaattatttgatagaatgcctcaaagagatgtgatctcatggaatgcaatgattgcaggttATGCACAAAATGGCTTTTGCAAAGATGCTCTTAAACTCTTTGAACTAATGAAGCACTCTGGAACAAACCCTGACCATGTAACCTTTGTTTGTGTTTTATTAGCATGTACCCATGCAGGTTTAGTGGATGAAGGATGCAAGTACTTCAACGGCATGAATCACTCTTATTGCATTATGCCTACAATTGATCATTATGTGtgcatggttgaccttcttggcCGTGCTGGCTATCTTGAAGAAACTTTAAActtcatcatcaaaatgccaattaaACCTGTGGAAGTTGTCTGGACATGTTTACTTAGTGCCTGTAGAACACATAAAAATATAGAGTTAGGAGAGTTAACAGCGGATCTTCTTTTTGAGCTGGATCCTAAAAGCACTGCACCTTATGTTCTTCTGTCAACAATCTATGCAGACTTGGGCAGGTGGGGTGAGGCTCAAATGGTAAGGAGGCTGATGAAAGAAAGAGGAGTTAGAAAGTTACCAGGATGTAGTTGGATTGGAGACCATAATATGTTACGTGCTTTTTGTGTTGGAGAACATACACCCTGACTCACAGACACAAGAAATCTATGTAAAATTGGAGAAATTGTTCTAAGAAACAGAAGACAGCATTTTAGTTTCCAGATTCAAGGCATGCACTGAATGATGCGATGGAGGAAGAAAAATAATTAttcttttgatgtcattgtagaagTTGGAAATCGCATTTGGATTGCTAAACAAACCTCCTGCAACAACAAATTGTTGTCAGGAACGCAAACTGATGCCGTTGTTTCAAACTAGAAAATTGTTCTTGTGGAGATTACTGGTGATGGTAAGTGAAACGATCTGTTAAAATAGGCTTGCACTTTGACAAGGTGTACTGTCACGTACCTGCAGAAAGGAAGGAGCAGATTTTATCCCCAGTTTCTAAAAGGTGTGTTATTTGTGATTAGATCATGTTgtttacttcagaaaatcagatGTGTGGTACTTAATGCGGATCTACTGATGAGGTATTTGTTAAAAACTTGTTTTAGATACCATGGATGTTTCATAACTTTGAACTGTTTTTGTTGTTTCAGGAAACCTGGAGGAGGGAGTGGAGGATGGAAAAAAGCAAAATAAGAGAAACTCTTGGAAGGAAACGAAAAGATGTTTGTCCAATAGGTTAAGAGATGGTTTACAATCAACCCGACGCTTGGAAATGATGGTGAGAATGTCTCTTTGAATATTTTTTTCCTCCTCAACATTTGTCATTTTGTATGGTCCTTTTGCCTGAAATGATTATTGTATGTTGTGCCTATGTCAGGTCTGCCATTTGGGATCGAATTGCCTGTTCCAGATTATGCATTCAGATTTATATATGTTCATGTGGATTTTGTTTCATTATGGTTGGAGGTTTCTCATGTTGGTTCAGATGCCTTTGTTTCAATAAAGCTAATCTGTTTGTGAATTCTTCTTAAATCTAATATGAATTTAATTAGcctgttttttattttatatatgcagtatgaattttattttattttattgttaataGTATGCATGGATTgtccaaataaataaaaattggaaaaatatcAGTGaacaaaaagtacaaaaaaaatttaaattgagaTTTAAAACGAATAAAAAACACTTGTACTAGAAATTTTAAGGTATTTTAATAGCATAGAGTGATATAGAGCAAATAAAATTGAGAGTCTAGTCTATCAATTGTGGAATATAAATTTTTCACTTGTGTTCATATCAATCATCGTATCCATTGCATAATGCATATTTCATAATACATAAATAATAAGTTAATAGTtctcaaattttttatttattacaaTTTTGAACTAAGAAATTAAGtacaaagttttaaaaaaataaacatagtAACTACTTCTTGTTATTATGAAGAGAGTTTTGGTTGCATATCCTAATGATGAAGTTGTTGGATCAAAGCCTCTCTTAAATCATTCAACCACATCATTATCCTAGTTGCATTGCTTAAGGAGAGCATAATCATCATCTTAAATAATGTCATCATTTGAAATCCACTTAAAATTTGGATCAATTTTGTTGAGTTCAATTGGTTTGTCATCCTCGATGAGATTCGATTTTGTTTACATAGGAATTGGTTTTggtaatagaaaatgaaaaaataataattacaatttTAATTATGACCACAAGTGTTCCAAACCCTAATCTTGAGCTTATTTTATCTTAGGCAAAGGTTGTGGTGGATGAGCACCATGTTAGTCATCCATTATCTTAGATAGTTGcttttttggtatatatatttgtCCAAAAACATTGCAAATATGCTTACAAGGAAATGAATTGCATGGCCATCTCAAGATGTGTCTTGCCATCTATTTAAGATTGTTGACTTCTCAACCAAAAAATTCCACCAttacaataataaatataaattatttcaaGATTATATGATGTAAGATATACCAAAAGCTTAACACTTCTAAAATGCATATTCACAATACTAAGATACTATTCAAAGACCTTGCATGACAATTATATTTGGAAAAAACCTTGCTTGTACATTGGTAACTTTGTCATCATTGTGTGCATACATTTTGTTTTTAGGGTATGGAAGCATTTCGAGAACTCTTGAAGGTTTATTAATTTAGATTTTAGATATAGGTGGATGAGTTTTATCTAGTAAGATTAAGGCCAAAGACCTCTTTGTAATTCTATTTTTGGGGTACTAAACTAAGATTTTCCtcactttattttttttatttgaagaGTTTGCTCATAGGTATGTGCATCTTTATTTATGACGTTTAGTTTGTTTTGTTTAATTTCTTTGTCCAATTAATGCTATTTGAATTTAGACTCGTATACTCTTTTTAACTAAGAATTAAATGTGTTGTTAGTTAACAAGTGTGAGGAATGCCCTCATTTGTGGATCAAGCGATATTAGAGAAAGTTCATTCCTTTGAGAGGTGTCGTGAGTGATTTTCAAGTTTATGTACATTACTAGATTGAATGGAAATATTGTTCTACTTTAGCAAAGAGAGATTGAATCCCCTAAGTAGACAAGGGATTTGAGAATC
This genomic stretch from Cryptomeria japonica chromosome 8, Sugi_1.0, whole genome shotgun sequence harbors:
- the LOC131027466 gene encoding pentatricopeptide repeat-containing protein At2g13600 isoform X1, producing the protein MPMPIHSIANLNLAELCREGSLKEGLHILFSKHSLLPANPSTYLQLLQACNFKKALSEGKQIHSYSSLRGFEFARSTSFQNKLINMYFKCCSMMDARKVFDGMTERNVISWNTIIAAYRRNGYPHEALALFNQMQRTGVQPDNYTFSSILTVCAEIRALEQGINIHQSISERGLLSDVVSNALVDMYAKCGSLHMACEVFDKMPLQSVVSWTAMIAGYAQNGFLDEAVSLFKKMPQRDAVSWNAMIAGYAQNGFVEKALETFKQMQCAGLEPNPTTFVSILPALAKMGTLEQGMNIHRNIRESGFLSDVVVASALLDMYVKCGSIQIARELFDKMPRRNVVSWNIMIAGYAQYGVLDEALLLFKEMPQRNGVSWTAMISGYAQNGFVEKALETYKQMQLEGVKPMPTTFASILPACAKMGTLEVGRNIHRHIIEDGFLSDVVVASSLLDMYAKCGSIHKACALFNRMHQRDVVAWNAMIAGYAQNGFTEKVLETFKQMQLAGVKPVSSTFSSILAACGKSGALEQGMGIHQSIIENGFWSHVVILSGLVDMYAKCGNIHKARELFDRMPQRDVISWNAMIAGYAQNGFCKDALKLFELMKHSGTNPDHVTFVCVLLACTHAGLVDEGCKYFNGMNHSYCIMPTIDHYVCMVDLLGRAGYLEETLNFIIKMPIKPVEVVWTCLLSACRTHKNIELGELTADLLFELDPKSTAPYVLLSTIYADLGRWGEAQMVRRLMKERGVRKLPGCSWIGDHNMLRAFCVGEHTP
- the LOC131027466 gene encoding pentatricopeptide repeat-containing protein At2g13600 isoform X2, whose protein sequence is MMDARKVFDGMTERNVISWNTIIAAYRRNGYPHEALALFNQMQRTGVQPDNYTFSSILTVCAEIRALEQGINIHQSISERGLLSDVVSNALVDMYAKCGSLHMACEVFDKMPLQSVVSWTAMIAGYAQNGFLDEAVSLFKKMPQRDAVSWNAMIAGYAQNGFVEKALETFKQMQCAGLEPNPTTFVSILPALAKMGTLEQGMNIHRNIRESGFLSDVVVASALLDMYVKCGSIQIARELFDKMPRRNVVSWNIMIAGYAQYGVLDEALLLFKEMPQRNGVSWTAMISGYAQNGFVEKALETYKQMQLEGVKPMPTTFASILPACAKMGTLEVGRNIHRHIIEDGFLSDVVVASSLLDMYAKCGSIHKACALFNRMHQRDVVAWNAMIAGYAQNGFTEKVLETFKQMQLAGVKPVSSTFSSILAACGKSGALEQGMGIHQSIIENGFWSHVVILSGLVDMYAKCGNIHKARELFDRMPQRDVISWNAMIAGYAQNGFCKDALKLFELMKHSGTNPDHVTFVCVLLACTHAGLVDEGCKYFNGMNHSYCIMPTIDHYVCMVDLLGRAGYLEETLNFIIKMPIKPVEVVWTCLLSACRTHKNIELGELTADLLFELDPKSTAPYVLLSTIYADLGRWGEAQMVRRLMKERGVRKLPGCSWIGDHNMLRAFCVGEHTP